The following proteins are co-located in the Procambarus clarkii isolate CNS0578487 chromosome 16, FALCON_Pclarkii_2.0, whole genome shotgun sequence genome:
- the LOC138365382 gene encoding BRD4-interacting chromatin-remodeling complex-associated protein-like: protein MTFLQRRSETYKGVTPFTEPETQGLQAIMETVGGIDLVIAFRGHGQSIVYPVLRNDIPPANIHEHEVLAMVFAHAVSYTSHGHMNYEIVSRARCRLTQSPGLGAGSPSLPGSVPAHPVSRARCRLTQSPGLGAGSPSLPGSVPAHPVSRARCRLTQSPGLGAGSPSLPGSVPAHPVSRARCRLTQSPGLGAGSPSLPGSVPAHPVSRARCRLTQSPGLGAGSPSLPGSVPAHPVSRARCRLTQSPGLGAGSPSLPGSVPAHPVSVPAHPVSVPAHPVSVPAHPVSVPAHPVSVPAHPVSVPAHPVSVPAHPVSVPAHPVSVPAHPVSVPAHPVSVPAHPVSVPAHPVSVPAHPVSVPAHPVSVPAHPVSVPAHPVSVPAHPVSVPAHPVSVPAHPVSVPAHPVSVPAHPVSVPAHPVSVPAHPVSVPAHPVSVPAHPVSVPAHPVSVPAHPVSVPAHPVSVPAHPVSVPAHPVSVPAHPVSVPAHPVSVPAHPVSVPAHPVSVPAHPVSVPAHPVSVPAHPVSVPAHPVSVPAHPVSVPAHPVSRARCRLTQSPGLGAGSPSLPGSVPAHPVSRARCRLTQSPGLGAGSPSLPGSVPAHPVSRARCRLTQSPGLGAGSPSLPGSVPAHPVSRARCRLTQSPGLGAGSPSLPGSVPAHPVSRARCRLTQSSGLGAGSPSLPGSVPAHPVSRARCRLTQSRCRLTQSRCRLTQSRCRLTQSRCRLTQSRCRLTQSRCRLTQSRCRLTQSRCRLTQSRCRLTQSPGLGAGSPSLPGSVPAHPVSRARCRLTQSPGLGAGSPSLPGSVPAHPVSRARCRLTQSPGLGAGSPSLPGSVPAHPVSRARCRLTQSPGLGAGSPSLPGSVPAHPVSRARCRLTQSPGLGAGSPSLPGSVPAHPVSRARCRLTQSPGLGAGSPSLPGSVPAHPVSRARCRLTQSPGLGAGSPSLPGSVPAHPVSRARCRLTQSPGLGAGSPSLPGSVPAHPVSRARCRLTQSPGLGAGSPSLPGSVPAHPVSRARCRLTQSPGLGAGSPSLPGSVPAHPVSRARCRLTQSPGLGAGSPSLPGSVPAHPVSRARCRLTQSPGLGAGSPSLPGSVPAHPVSRARCRLTQSPGLGAGSPSLPGSVPAHPVSRARCRLTQSPGLGAGSPSLPGSVPAHPVSRARCRLTQSPGLGAGSPSLPGSVPAHPVSRARCRLTQSPGLGAGSPSLPGSVPAHPVSRARCRLTQSPGLGAGSPSLPGSVPAHPVSRARCRLTQSPGLGAGSPSLPGSVPAHPVSRARCRLTQSPGLGAGSPSLPGSVPAHPVSRARCRLTQSPGLGAGSPSLPGSVPAHPVSRARCRLTQSPGLGARHVPRHSYMLSICLMTVDPAPS from the exons ATGACATTCCTCCAGCGTCGTAGTGAGACTTACAAAGGCGTCACACCCTTCACTGAACCGGAAACCCAAGGTCTCCAAGCAATCATGGAAACAGTGGGTGGCATTGACCTGGTTATAGCTTTCCGGGGCCATGGCCAGTCTATCGTTTATCCTGTGTTGCGGAATGACATTCCTCCAGCAAACATCCATGAACACGAAGTTCTGGCTATGGTATTTGCTCATGCCGTGAGCTATACGTCTCATGGACACATGAATTATGAGATAG TCTCCCGGGCTCGGTGCCGGCTCACCCAGTCTCCCGGGCTCGGTGCCGGCTCACCCAGTCTCCCGGGCTCGGTGCCGGCTCACCCAGTCTCCCGGGCTCGGTGCCGGCTCACCCAGTCTCCCGGGCTCGGTGCCGGCTCACCCAGTCTCCCGGGCTCGGTGCCGGCTCACCCAGTCTCCCGGGCTCGGTGCCGGCTCACCCAGTCTCCCGGGCTCGGTGCCGGCTCACCCAGTCTCCCGGGCTCGGTGCCGGCTCACCCAGTCTCCCGGGCTCGGTGCCGGCTCACCCAGTCTCCCGGGCTCGGTGCCGGCTCACCCAGTCTCCCGGGCTCGGTGCCGGCTCACCCAGTCTCCCGGGCTCGGTGCCGGCTCACCCAGTCTCCCGGGCTCGGTGCCGGCTCACCCAGTCTCCCGGGCTCGGTGCCGGCTCACCCAGTCTCCCGGGCTCGGTGCCGGCTCACCCAGTCTCCCGGGCTCGGTGCCGGCTCACCCAGTCTCCCGGGCTCGGTGCCGGCTCACCCAGTCTCGGTGCCGGCTCACCCAGTCTCGGTGCCGGCTCACCCAGTCTCGGTGCCGGCTCACCCAGTCTCGGTGCCGGCTCACCCAGTCTCGGTGCCGGCTCACCCAGTCTCGGTGCCGGCTCACCCAGTCTCGGTGCCGGCTCACCCAGTCTCGGTGCCGGCTCACCCAGTCTCGGTGCCGGCTCACCCAGTCTCGGTGCCGGCTCACCCAGTCTCGGTGCCGGCTCACCCAGTCTCGGTGCCGGCTCACCCAGTCTCGGTGCCGGCTCACCCAGTCTCGGTGCCGGCTCACCCAGTCTCGGTGCCGGCTCACCCAGTCTCGGTGCCGGCTCACCCAGTCTCGGTGCCGGCTCACCCAGTCTCGGTGCCGGCTCACCCAGTCTCGGTGCCGGCTCACCCAGTCTCGGTGCCGGCTCACCCAGTCTCGGTGCCGGCTCACCCAGTCTCGGTGCCGGCTCACCCAGTCTCGGTGCCGGCTCACCCAGTCTCGGTGCCGGCTCACCCAGTCTCGGTGCCGGCTCACCCAGTCTCGGTGCCGGCTCACCCAGTCTCGGTGCCGGCTCACCCAGTCTCGGTGCCGGCTCACCCAGTCTCGGTGCCGGCTCACCCAGTCTCGGTGCCGGCTCACCCAGTCTCGGTGCCGGCTCACCCAGTCTCGGTGCCGGCTCACCCAGTCTCGGTGCCGGCTCACCCAGTCTCGGTGCCGGCTCACCCAGTCTCGGTGCCGGCTCACCCAGTCTCGGTGCCGGCTCACCCAGTCTCGGTGCCGGCTCACCCAGTCTCGGTGCCGGCTCACCCAGTCTCGGTGCCGGCTCACCCAGTCTCGGTGCCGGCTCACCCAGTCTCCCGGGCTCGGTGCCGGCTCACCCAGTCTCCCGGGCTCGGTGCCGGCTCACCCAGTCTCCCGGGCTCGGTGCCGGCTCACCCAGTCTCCCGGGCTCGGTGCCGGCTCACCCAGTCTCCCGGGCTCGGTGCCGGCTCACCCAGTCTCCCGGGCTCGGTGCCGGCTCACCCAGTCTCCCGGGCTCGGTGCCGGCTCACCCAGTCTCCCGGGCTCGGTGCCGGCTCACCCAGTCTCCCGGGCTCGGTGCCGGCTCACCCAGTCTCCCGGGCTCGGTGCCGGCTCACCCAGTCTCCCGGGCTCGGTGCCGGCTCACCCAGTCTCCCGGGCTCGGTGCCGGCTCACCCAGTCTCCCGGGCTCGGTGCCGGCTCACCCAGTCTTCCGGGCTCGGTGCCGGCTCACCCAGTCTCCCGGGCTCGGTGCCGGCTCACCCAGTCTCCCGGGCTCGGTGCCGGCTCACCCAGTCTCGGTGCCGGCTCACCCAGTCTCGGTGCCGGCTCACCCAGTCTCGGTGCCGGCTCACCCAGTCTCGGTGCCGGCTCACCCAGTCTCGGTGCCGGCTCACCCAGTCTCGGTGCCGGCTCACCCAGTCTCGGTGCCGGCTCACCCAGTCTCGGTGCCGGCTCACCCAGTCTCGGTGCCGGCTCACCCAGTCTCCCGGGCTCGGTGCCGGCTCACCCAGTCTCCCGGGCTCGGTGCCGGCTCACCCAGTCTCCCGGGCTCGGTGCCGGCTCACCCAGTCTCCCGGGCTCGGTGCCGGCTCACCCAGTCTCCCGGGCTCGGTGCCGGCTCACCCAGTCTCCCGGGCTCGGTGCCGGCTCACCCAGTCTCCCGGGCTCGGTGCCGGCTCACCCAGTCTCCCGGGCTCGGTGCCGGCTCACCCAGTCTCCCGGGCTCGGTGCCGGCTCACCCAGTCTCCCGGGCTCGGTGCCGGCTCACCCAGTCTCCCGGGCTCGGTGCCGGCTCACCCAGTCTCCCGGGCTCGGTGCCGGCTCACCCAGTCTCCCGGGCTCGGTGCCGGCTCACCCAGTCTCCCGGGCTCGGTGCCGGCTCACCCAGTCTCCCGGGCTCGGTGCCGGCTCACCCAGTCTCCCGGGCTCGGTGCCGGCTCACCCAGTCTCCCGGGCTCGGTGCCGGCTCACCCAGTCTCCCGGGCTCGGTGCCGGCTCACCCAGTCTCCCGGGCTCGGTGCCGGCTCACCCAGTCTCCCGGGCTCGGTGCCGGCTCACCCAGTCTCCCGGGCTCGGTGCCGGCTCACCCAGTCTCCCGGGCTCGGTGCCGGCTCACCCAGTCTCCCGGGCTCGGTGCCGGCTCACCCAGTCTCCCGGGCTCGGTGCCGGCTCACCCAGTCTCCCGGGCTCGGTGCCGGCTCACCCAGTCTCCCGGGCTCGGTGCCGGCTCACCCAGTCTCCCGGGCTCGGTGCCGGCTCACCCAGTCTCCCGGGCTCGGTGCCGGCTCACCCAGTCTCCCGGGCTCGGTGCCGGCTCACCCAGTCTCCCGGGCTCGGTGCCGGCTCACCCAGTCTCCCGGGCTCGGTGCCGGCTCACCCAGTCTCCCGGGCTCGGTGCCGGCTCACCCAGTCTCCCGGGCTCGGTGCCGGCTCACCCAGTCTCCCGGGCTCGGTGCCGGCTCACCCAGTCTCCCGGGCTCGGTGCCGGCTCACCCAGTCTCCCGGGCTCGGTGCCGGCTCACCCAGTCTCCCGGGCTCGGTGCCGGCTCACCCAGTCTCCCGGGCTCGGTGCCGGCTCACCCAGTCTCCCGGGCTCGGTGCCGGCTCACCCAGTCTCCCGGGCTCGGTGCCGGCTCACCCAGTCTCCCGGGCTCGGTGCCGGCTCACCCAGTCTCCCGGGCTCGGTGCCGGCTCACCCAGTCTCCCGGGCTCGGTGCCGGCTCACCCAGTCTCCCGGGCTCGGTGCCGGCTCACCCAGTCTCCCGGGCTCGGTGCCGGCTCACCCAGTCTCCCGGGCTCGGTGCCGGCTCACCCAGTCTCCCGGGCTCGGTGCCGGCTCACCCAGTCTCCCGGGCTCGGTGCCGGCTCACCCAGTCTCCCGGGCTCGGTGCCGGCTCACCCAGTCTCCCGGGCTCGGTGCCGGCTCACCCAGTCTCCCGGGCTCGGTGCCGGCTCACCCAGTCTCCCGGGCTCGGTGCCGGCTCACCCAGTCTCCCGGGCTCGGTGCCGGCTCACCCAGTCTCCCGGGCTCGGTGCCGGCTCACCCAGTCTCCCGGGCTCGGTGCCGGCTCACCCAGTCTCCCGGGCTCGGTGCCGGCTCACCCAGTCTCCCGGGCTCGGTGCCGGCTCACCCAGTCTCCCGGGCTCGGTGCCGGCTCACCCAGTCTCCCGGGCTCGGTGCCGGCTCACCCAGTCTCCCGGGCTCGGTGCCGGCTCACCCAGTCTCCCGGGCTCGGTGCCAGGCATGTGCCGAGGCATTCATACATGCTTTCCATATGTTTGATGACCGTCGATCCTGCCCCAAGTTAG